The region GCAGAAGCGCAACTTGAAAAAAATGACGCTATATCTATTCTGAACACCGGGAGTGATTATCCAAGTATGGTAACACTCGAAGATTTACGAATAATCATACGGAATGTAAGACCGGATTTGGATAAGGAAGAAATCGTATATCCAGCCACATTCACATTCGATCTGGGGTGTGACTCCCTTGATATGTTCGAAATTCTCCAAGGGTGCG is a window of Gallalistipes aquisgranensis DNA encoding:
- a CDS encoding phosphopantetheine-binding protein produces the protein AEAQLEKNDAISILNTGSDYPSMVTLEDLRIIIRNVRPDLDKEEIVYPATFTFDLGCDSLDMFEILQGCAKFYGIGFTESDMANIMTVGNLADIIQQKLNKL